One window from the genome of Salisaeta longa DSM 21114 encodes:
- the dapF gene encoding diaminopimelate epimerase: protein MARSLTVTFSKMQGAGNDFVVLDNRFYRFAPEELSDLAARWCPRRTGIGADGLLAFEDGSTTDLDFRMRYYNADGSRATMCGNGARCLARFARDAGLERPVLRFATDAGTYRAAVPNDPTAPVRLYVPSPERYASPVDLQAPPATLPAAHFLWTGTEHVVLFVDDVEAAPLADWGPAVRGDEALQPEGANVNLVEVRGPAALAVRTYEKGVEDETLACGTGVLAAALVARRQKRVDTAQPTTVHTRGGALHVGTDDTGLYLSGAATFVFRGTVTY, encoded by the coding sequence ATGGCCCGTTCGCTTACCGTCACGTTTTCAAAAATGCAGGGCGCCGGCAACGACTTCGTTGTGCTGGACAACCGCTTCTATCGGTTTGCGCCCGAGGAATTATCGGATCTGGCCGCGCGGTGGTGCCCGCGGCGCACGGGCATCGGGGCCGATGGGCTGCTCGCCTTTGAAGACGGTTCGACGACGGATCTAGACTTTCGGATGCGTTACTACAACGCGGACGGCTCGCGCGCTACGATGTGCGGCAACGGGGCTCGGTGCTTGGCGCGCTTCGCGCGGGACGCGGGCCTTGAGCGGCCGGTTCTTCGCTTTGCAACCGATGCCGGGACCTATCGGGCGGCGGTGCCCAACGATCCCACCGCGCCGGTGCGGCTGTACGTTCCATCGCCCGAGCGGTACGCATCGCCGGTTGATCTGCAGGCCCCGCCGGCAACCCTCCCCGCCGCCCACTTTCTATGGACGGGCACCGAGCACGTGGTCCTGTTTGTGGACGACGTAGAGGCGGCGCCGCTCGCCGACTGGGGGCCGGCCGTTCGTGGGGATGAGGCCCTGCAGCCGGAGGGGGCCAACGTGAACCTCGTGGAAGTGCGCGGGCCTGCGGCGCTTGCCGTGCGCACCTACGAAAAGGGCGTGGAGGACGAGACGCTGGCGTGCGGCACCGGCGTGCTAGCCGCTGCGCTAGTGGCCCGCCGGCAGAAGCGCGTGGACACCGCGCAGCCCACCACCGTGCACACCCGCGGCGGAGCGCTGCACGTGGGGACCGACGACACCGGGCTGTACCTGTCGGGCGCCGCGACGTTTGTCTTCCGCGGAACGGTAACGTATTAG
- a CDS encoding ABC transporter ATP-binding protein, whose protein sequence is MATLHVDHVSKRYGSTQAVDDVSFTARPGRILGILGPNGAGKTSTIRMITHITVPDTGRITYDGATVGEQSQQRMGYLPEERGLYKRLRVKEQLIYLGQLKGLSAAVAEERTMHWLDRFGATDWADKKTDELSKGMQQKIQFIATLLHDPSLLIFDEPFSGLDPINAELLRDIILELRQDERTILFASHRMEQVEQLCDDICLMARGEIVLQGPLQDVKKQFGRNTVVVEFDGADTFIDDLVAREIVRCNTRSAHRAELQLLDAAKGRAVLDAALATVDELYRFERTAPPLNEIFIEVVGEDNARAMREEAAVAA, encoded by the coding sequence ATGGCCACGCTACACGTTGATCACGTATCGAAGCGGTATGGCTCGACCCAGGCCGTTGACGACGTCTCGTTTACAGCGCGCCCCGGGCGCATCTTGGGCATCTTAGGCCCCAACGGAGCGGGCAAAACGTCCACCATCCGGATGATTACGCACATCACCGTTCCCGATACGGGCCGGATCACCTACGATGGCGCAACGGTGGGCGAACAGAGCCAGCAACGCATGGGCTACCTGCCCGAAGAGCGCGGCCTGTACAAACGCTTGCGCGTAAAGGAGCAACTGATTTATCTCGGACAGCTCAAGGGGCTGTCGGCCGCAGTGGCGGAGGAACGTACCATGCACTGGCTGGATCGCTTCGGCGCAACCGATTGGGCTGACAAGAAAACCGACGAGCTCTCCAAGGGCATGCAGCAAAAGATCCAGTTTATCGCAACCCTGCTGCACGATCCGTCGCTGCTGATTTTTGACGAGCCCTTTAGCGGCCTCGACCCCATCAACGCCGAGCTCCTGCGGGATATCATCCTGGAGCTTCGGCAAGACGAGCGCACGATCCTTTTTGCCTCGCACCGCATGGAACAGGTGGAGCAGCTCTGCGACGACATCTGCCTGATGGCGCGCGGCGAAATTGTGCTGCAAGGTCCGCTCCAGGACGTTAAGAAGCAGTTTGGACGCAACACGGTCGTTGTCGAGTTTGATGGGGCCGACACCTTCATCGATGACCTCGTAGCGCGCGAGATTGTCCGATGCAATACGCGTTCTGCGCACCGGGCCGAGCTCCAGCTGCTGGATGCAGCGAAGGGGCGCGCCGTCCTCGACGCCGCCCTGGCAACGGTCGACGAGCTTTATCGCTTCGAGCGCACCGCCCCGCCGCTCAACGAGATATTTATCGAAGTGGTGGGTGAAGACAACGCCCGCGCCATGCGCGAAGAGGCTGCTGTTGCGGCCTAA
- a CDS encoding phasin family protein produces the protein MSDEQKPSINITRGTRGKKSSRASSKHNGSSGAGLGDVAASAASGAARTAQNVWLAGLGTLSVAEEWSGKIFDALVEEGRSWEQTRRARTSDAKQRLEQTETELADAASAFEQRMRTEVNGALERLGVPSQSDVEALREQVQSLNAKVERMADALDARTDDTSS, from the coding sequence ATGAGTGACGAACAGAAGCCCAGCATCAACATCACACGGGGCACGCGTGGAAAGAAATCCTCCCGTGCGTCCTCCAAGCACAACGGCTCGTCGGGCGCGGGCCTCGGCGATGTCGCCGCATCGGCCGCTTCCGGCGCGGCACGCACCGCCCAGAACGTATGGCTGGCCGGTCTCGGTACGTTGTCGGTCGCGGAGGAGTGGAGCGGCAAAATCTTTGACGCCCTGGTCGAGGAGGGCCGCTCGTGGGAGCAAACCCGGCGCGCGCGCACATCCGATGCCAAACAGCGGCTGGAGCAGACCGAAACGGAGCTGGCCGATGCCGCCTCGGCATTCGAGCAGCGCATGCGTACAGAGGTGAACGGCGCGTTAGAACGTCTTGGCGTGCCCAGCCAGTCCGACGTGGAAGCCCTCCGCGAGCAGGTGCAGTCGCTGAATGCCAAGGTTGAGCGCATGGCCGATGCGCTCGATGCCCGCACGGACGATACGTCCAGCTAA
- a CDS encoding protein phosphatase 2C domain-containing protein — protein sequence MPSGSALFEAPTVLTVPKQGHAPDENEDATAYHQQAAAIADGATESAFAGAWAAHLATAIARAAPLTAAAFAHAANDARDAWHAEVAPQRTDLPWYAAQKAAQGAFATALGIVVRPGFTWTACSVGDCALFHLRNEALLQAWPHDTPDAFTHRPALLCSRRDAPAPAIEHTRGSWQPGDVMVLATDAAAAWLLATTPTRALGWTPPSFAAAVQKARAAGALRNDDTTVLRLHCSA from the coding sequence ATGCCTTCTGGCTCTGCGCTCTTTGAAGCGCCCACCGTTCTGACGGTCCCCAAACAGGGACACGCGCCCGACGAGAACGAGGACGCTACGGCTTATCACCAGCAGGCAGCAGCCATTGCAGACGGCGCGACCGAGTCTGCTTTTGCCGGCGCGTGGGCCGCGCATCTTGCCACCGCCATTGCCCGGGCCGCCCCCCTGACGGCCGCAGCCTTTGCACACGCGGCCAACGATGCACGCGACGCCTGGCACGCCGAGGTGGCGCCGCAGCGCACCGATCTGCCGTGGTATGCAGCCCAGAAGGCGGCGCAGGGGGCGTTTGCTACCGCGCTCGGCATTGTGGTCCGGCCCGGTTTCACGTGGACGGCCTGCAGCGTGGGCGATTGTGCGCTGTTCCACCTCCGCAACGAGGCGCTTCTTCAGGCTTGGCCGCACGACACCCCCGACGCCTTTACGCATCGTCCTGCGCTGCTGTGCAGCCGTCGAGACGCCCCAGCTCCCGCGATCGAGCACACCCGTGGATCGTGGCAGCCGGGCGATGTGATGGTGCTGGCCACCGACGCCGCGGCGGCCTGGCTCCTGGCCACCACCCCGACGCGCGCGCTAGGATGGACGCCCCCGTCGTTTGCAGCGGCCGTCCAAAAAGCGCGGGCCGCGGGAGCGCTCCGCAACGACGACACCACCGTTCTCCGCCTTCATTGCTCCGCGTAG
- a CDS encoding NAD(P)/FAD-dependent oxidoreductase translates to MEHAVGIVGGGLAGCAAALALARRGHRVLLLEKGTYPRHKVCGEFLSPEVRSVFRALGVQADVEAAGARPITKTRLVAPGGAEAVYPLPAEGLGLSRYALDALLFRAAKQAGADARSGVAVRRIEGSLDAGFRVHTAQEAFSMRVVLGAYGKRARLDRVLERPFFAEQTGLVGFKAHFDGPPIGPFIEMYAVPGGYCGISHIEGDGLNVCWLVDQERLKAQGKTPEASLAAMREANAGLDARLQPMTRRMERFLAISQVSLARKAPIVDDVLMIGDTAGMIAPLCGDGMAMALHSALLAASPVHQFLQGKTGARALRNRYRTAWTDAFRTRLTVGRWAHRATLRPMAARLLVHSLHRVPPWARWLIRTTRGTA, encoded by the coding sequence ATGGAGCATGCAGTTGGCATTGTAGGCGGCGGGTTGGCCGGATGTGCAGCAGCCCTTGCGCTTGCGCGGCGCGGCCACCGGGTGCTGCTGTTGGAGAAGGGCACCTATCCGCGCCACAAGGTGTGTGGCGAGTTTTTGTCGCCGGAGGTGCGGTCCGTTTTTCGTGCCCTTGGCGTGCAGGCAGACGTGGAGGCTGCCGGGGCGCGCCCCATCACAAAAACCCGCTTGGTGGCGCCCGGGGGCGCCGAAGCGGTGTACCCGCTTCCCGCCGAAGGACTGGGACTCAGCCGGTACGCGCTGGATGCTCTCCTCTTTCGTGCTGCCAAGCAAGCAGGCGCCGATGCGCGCAGTGGCGTGGCCGTGCGACGCATCGAAGGCTCGCTCGACGCCGGCTTTCGGGTGCACACCGCCCAGGAGGCCTTTTCGATGCGGGTGGTGCTGGGTGCGTACGGAAAGCGCGCGCGCCTCGATCGGGTGCTGGAGCGCCCCTTCTTCGCCGAGCAAACGGGCCTCGTTGGCTTCAAGGCGCACTTCGATGGCCCGCCCATTGGGCCGTTCATTGAGATGTATGCGGTGCCGGGCGGGTACTGCGGCATCTCGCACATCGAAGGCGATGGCCTAAATGTGTGCTGGTTGGTCGATCAGGAGCGCCTGAAAGCGCAAGGGAAGACGCCCGAGGCCTCCCTCGCGGCGATGCGCGAAGCCAATGCCGGACTCGACGCGCGCTTGCAGCCCATGACGCGCCGCATGGAACGGTTTCTGGCCATCAGTCAGGTGTCGCTGGCCCGCAAGGCCCCAATCGTTGATGATGTGCTCATGATTGGCGACACAGCGGGCATGATTGCGCCGTTGTGCGGCGACGGCATGGCAATGGCGCTGCACAGTGCGTTGCTCGCGGCATCGCCGGTGCACCAGTTTCTGCAGGGGAAAACAGGTGCGCGCGCCCTGCGGAATCGGTACCGCACCGCATGGACCGATGCGTTTCGCACGCGCCTTACCGTGGGACGGTGGGCGCATCGGGCCACGCTGCGGCCCATGGCGGCGCGTCTGCTGGTGCACAGCCTGCACCGCGTGCCCCCGTGGGCGCGCTGGCTGATTCGCACCACCCGCGGGACCGCGTAG
- a CDS encoding ABC transporter permease produces the protein MQKIWLILRSEFWRRVRSKAFVLATLLVPVGFVVLMAAPGLITYFTVSGDTATVAVLDRGPDAIGDSLVARSDDGLRFTRVQPPADSARAAVRSGTYDALLIVPDSLLTGAAAPQLLSSDGSGLATTENIIGTLEDIVQDVRLQRANASPAVMAALSADLDVTTRTLTESGSTEDHSFFFMAVGYLLSFVIYFAVFMYGQFVMQGVIEEKSSRVVEVVVSSVRPFELLMGKVLGIGAMGLTQMILWGAVGFASVTYAGTLMTLFMNPSDVGLQAGASQQQMLEAANLSLPTLPADLFVWFVLFFLGGYLLYASLFAAVGSAVEQQQDAQNLLLVVMLPLIVPLMMIGVLINDPSSTLAVVMSMVPFFSPILMILRVALVDVPLWQVSGAFVLLMLTFLGAVWVAGRIYRVGIFMYGKKASFKELARWITYSA, from the coding sequence ATGCAAAAGATCTGGCTGATTCTCCGAAGCGAATTCTGGCGGCGCGTACGATCGAAAGCGTTCGTGCTGGCCACGCTGCTTGTGCCCGTGGGCTTCGTCGTCCTGATGGCCGCCCCGGGCCTTATCACCTACTTCACCGTGAGCGGCGACACGGCCACGGTGGCCGTGCTCGACCGTGGCCCCGATGCCATTGGCGACTCGCTGGTGGCGCGCAGCGACGACGGGCTCCGGTTTACGCGGGTGCAGCCCCCCGCCGACTCGGCGCGCGCGGCGGTGCGAAGCGGCACCTACGATGCGCTCCTCATTGTGCCCGATAGCCTGCTGACGGGCGCCGCCGCCCCCCAACTCCTGTCGAGCGACGGGAGCGGCCTTGCAACCACAGAGAACATCATCGGAACGCTCGAAGACATCGTGCAAGATGTGCGCCTACAGCGCGCTAACGCATCGCCTGCTGTGATGGCAGCCCTCTCCGCCGATTTAGACGTCACCACGCGCACGCTCACCGAAAGCGGCTCCACCGAAGACCATTCTTTCTTCTTCATGGCGGTGGGCTATCTGCTTTCGTTCGTCATCTACTTTGCGGTGTTTATGTACGGGCAGTTCGTCATGCAGGGCGTCATTGAGGAGAAAAGCTCGCGCGTGGTGGAAGTGGTGGTGTCCAGCGTTCGGCCGTTCGAGCTGCTGATGGGCAAGGTGCTCGGCATCGGCGCCATGGGCCTCACCCAAATGATTCTATGGGGCGCGGTGGGCTTTGCCTCCGTCACCTACGCAGGCACGCTCATGACCCTCTTCATGAATCCGTCCGACGTGGGGTTGCAGGCCGGTGCGTCGCAGCAACAGATGCTGGAAGCCGCCAACCTCTCGCTGCCCACCCTGCCCGCGGATCTGTTTGTGTGGTTTGTGCTGTTTTTCCTTGGCGGCTACCTGCTGTATGCTAGCCTCTTTGCGGCCGTTGGATCGGCGGTTGAGCAGCAGCAAGATGCCCAGAACCTCTTGCTCGTCGTGATGCTTCCGCTCATTGTGCCGCTGATGATGATCGGCGTTCTCATCAACGATCCAAGCAGCACGCTGGCGGTTGTGATGTCGATGGTCCCCTTCTTCTCGCCCATCCTGATGATCCTGCGCGTGGCTCTCGTCGATGTGCCCCTGTGGCAAGTGAGCGGCGCGTTTGTGCTGCTCATGCTCACCTTTCTGGGCGCGGTATGGGTGGCGGGTCGGATCTATCGCGTGGGGATCTTCATGTATGGAAAGAAAGCGAGCTTCAAGGAATTGGCCCGATGGATCACGTACAGCGCTTGA
- a CDS encoding pyridoxal phosphate-dependent decarboxylase family protein — protein MQHLDDWEQSWGTFARHPSLSAAPARIDDVFDRYLERLGGNYPFHHPRYAGQMLKPPHPVAMAAYMAAMRINPNNHALDGGPPTSAMEKEVVADLAHMLGLPKETLGHLTGGGTVANLEALWVAREQHPDRGFVCSEAAHYTHTRMAKVLGVRMDTVPTDAHERIDLNALEEVVQKGDVGTVVLTAGTTGLGVVDPIADAIALCRSHGVRVHVDAAYGGFFALAAQRDDVPPNFPAADFAAIAEADSVVIDPHKHGLQPYGCGCVLFRDPGVGTVYAHDSPYTYFTSDDLHLGEISLECSRPGAAAGALWCTLQILPLHPTDGVGAIVHTCLEAARTWAAAVREASALQLYMPPTTDIVAYAPRIDGSAADLNTASRGLFERAMTDERAPIFTSLYQVPAERATKHLEGVTPVHADQVSVLRSVLMKPEHRSYAASIVDRLNAWAEA, from the coding sequence ATGCAGCACCTCGACGACTGGGAGCAGTCGTGGGGGACGTTTGCACGCCACCCATCGCTGTCCGCCGCGCCTGCGCGCATCGACGATGTGTTCGATCGGTACCTGGAGCGCCTGGGGGGCAACTATCCGTTTCATCACCCGCGGTATGCCGGGCAGATGCTGAAGCCGCCCCATCCCGTGGCCATGGCGGCGTACATGGCGGCGATGCGCATCAACCCCAACAATCATGCGCTCGATGGCGGCCCGCCCACGAGTGCAATGGAGAAAGAGGTGGTGGCCGATCTTGCGCACATGTTGGGGCTGCCCAAAGAAACGCTGGGGCACCTGACGGGCGGCGGTACGGTGGCGAACCTGGAGGCGTTGTGGGTGGCCCGCGAGCAGCATCCGGACCGCGGATTTGTGTGCTCGGAGGCCGCGCACTACACGCATACGCGCATGGCCAAGGTGCTGGGCGTTCGGATGGACACCGTGCCCACCGATGCCCACGAGCGCATCGACCTGAATGCGCTGGAAGAGGTGGTACAGAAAGGCGATGTGGGCACCGTCGTGCTCACCGCCGGAACGACCGGGCTGGGCGTGGTCGATCCCATCGCAGACGCCATCGCGCTGTGCCGATCGCACGGGGTGCGCGTGCATGTAGACGCCGCCTACGGTGGGTTTTTCGCGCTCGCCGCGCAGCGCGACGACGTGCCGCCCAACTTCCCCGCTGCCGATTTTGCTGCCATCGCGGAGGCCGATTCGGTGGTCATCGATCCGCACAAACACGGGCTACAGCCCTACGGGTGCGGCTGCGTGCTCTTTCGCGATCCCGGCGTGGGCACCGTGTACGCCCACGACTCGCCCTACACGTACTTCACGTCCGACGACCTGCACCTGGGCGAAATCAGCCTGGAGTGCTCGCGTCCGGGGGCCGCGGCCGGCGCGCTGTGGTGCACGCTGCAAATCTTGCCGCTGCATCCAACCGACGGCGTGGGCGCGATTGTGCACACGTGTTTGGAGGCGGCCCGCACGTGGGCCGCGGCGGTGCGCGAGGCATCGGCGCTTCAGTTGTACATGCCGCCTACCACCGACATCGTGGCGTACGCCCCGCGCATCGACGGCTCGGCGGCCGATCTTAACACGGCCAGTCGCGGCCTGTTCGAGCGTGCGATGACCGACGAACGGGCGCCCATCTTTACCAGCCTGTACCAAGTGCCCGCCGAGCGGGCGACGAAGCACCTGGAGGGTGTGACGCCGGTTCATGCCGATCAGGTGTCGGTGCTGCGCAGCGTGCTCATGAAACCGGAGCATCGCAGCTATGCAGCATCCATCGTAGACCGCCTGAACGCGTGGGCCGAAGCGTAG
- a CDS encoding GumC family protein, whose translation MASSLNGTASSNGTASPAADQLLYDPQDTGLVSVMDRLRVLWQYKWIILAVAFVSGTLAYVYVQSQPKQYQASAIVLLSQEELPNELLTFMRPEPSNQIARELYFLRNSASFAQAVAQNLRVQADSVGLRNASFFAPPGGPPRSIAALGTHVHRHIRVVRDDNEVPALRINATTTDPQIAALLANTVVRTYRAHLRRTRNAKLRNTRRFLNEQQSKLRAQLRTVEDSIAAYIQANGRAGLLRPDSSGALLGGSGQLATRIFELKMQKDQLQVDLKIEQALLDSSRARLQSIRPLLAKRAASTTTQKLRNAHERLINLQMEVRTVRENYETLTPALEAMLKTKQQRIDALQQRTEELAQAYVRQALSTDAINPISGEQGIQSVVDLQRQITEHRIAITRLKAQLKVISEQLQQRRASLQQAPDPTLARLKRRKAMAQELFLSLSKSLQQARVAEESQAEQAHTIRRATAPSMPSAPNVWRIVLLGTLLGTVCAGGSVLVFDRMDDIVDTPNDLKQSSAPLFGTIPQWADHDDTADTPEAPSILVPPFSAAAEAYRHVATNIRLGIPDDVGVILVTSPGAGEGKTTTAINLGMAFCETGHSTLVLDADLYNPNVHRRLHLSRTPGLSDLLAGAEAPIHQIVDSAADQTANGSPVPQQRSTLGALTAGNAVPQPSLLLQETHFCRALDQLHDSWDMIIIDTPPALFFDSVHRLAAISDVALVIASAGATHQHQYQEVIDRFTMLDVPHLMGMLNRYDGSTGPGYGYGYTYGTESYRGLHDASNHALPLGMRVQHRIRSLINR comes from the coding sequence ATGGCTTCTTCGCTGAATGGCACAGCCTCGTCGAATGGCACGGCCTCGCCTGCGGCAGATCAACTGCTGTACGACCCCCAAGATACAGGCTTGGTCTCCGTCATGGATCGGCTGCGCGTGCTCTGGCAATACAAATGGATTATCCTGGCCGTTGCTTTTGTCTCCGGCACCCTGGCGTACGTCTATGTCCAAAGCCAGCCCAAACAGTACCAGGCATCAGCGATCGTTCTGCTAAGCCAGGAGGAGCTACCGAACGAGCTTCTGACGTTCATGCGTCCGGAGCCCTCCAATCAAATTGCACGCGAGCTGTACTTTCTACGAAACTCTGCGTCATTTGCGCAAGCGGTCGCCCAGAATTTGCGCGTGCAGGCCGACTCCGTGGGATTGCGTAACGCGTCGTTCTTTGCCCCGCCCGGCGGCCCGCCCCGTTCCATCGCGGCCCTCGGCACGCACGTGCACCGCCACATTAGGGTCGTCCGCGATGACAACGAAGTCCCTGCGCTGCGCATCAATGCGACAACCACCGATCCGCAGATCGCGGCGCTACTCGCTAACACCGTGGTGCGCACGTACCGCGCGCATCTTCGCCGCACCCGCAACGCCAAGCTCCGCAACACGCGTCGCTTCTTAAACGAGCAACAGTCGAAACTCAGGGCGCAGCTGCGAACGGTAGAAGACAGTATTGCAGCGTACATACAGGCCAACGGCCGCGCGGGCCTGCTACGCCCCGACAGCAGCGGCGCCCTCCTTGGCGGGTCGGGGCAGCTTGCCACCCGTATCTTTGAACTCAAGATGCAAAAGGACCAGCTGCAGGTAGACCTCAAGATTGAGCAAGCCCTTTTGGATTCGTCCCGTGCCCGGCTGCAGTCGATTCGGCCCCTTCTCGCCAAGCGCGCGGCTTCTACCACCACCCAAAAGCTGCGGAATGCACACGAACGGCTCATCAACCTGCAGATGGAAGTGCGCACCGTGCGGGAAAACTACGAGACCCTTACGCCAGCGCTGGAGGCGATGCTAAAAACCAAACAGCAGCGTATCGACGCGCTACAGCAACGCACCGAGGAGCTTGCGCAAGCATACGTACGTCAGGCCCTTTCCACCGATGCCATTAACCCCATTAGCGGGGAGCAGGGCATTCAATCGGTGGTCGACTTGCAACGGCAGATCACGGAGCACCGCATTGCGATCACGCGCCTAAAGGCACAGCTGAAGGTGATAAGCGAGCAGCTGCAGCAGCGCCGCGCCTCCTTGCAGCAAGCGCCAGATCCTACCCTCGCACGCCTGAAGCGTCGGAAAGCCATGGCGCAAGAGCTCTTTCTCTCCCTTTCCAAAAGCCTGCAGCAAGCACGCGTGGCCGAAGAATCGCAAGCCGAACAGGCGCACACGATTCGCCGCGCAACTGCGCCGAGCATGCCCTCAGCGCCCAACGTGTGGCGCATCGTCCTGCTGGGCACCCTGTTGGGAACCGTATGTGCCGGAGGCTCAGTGCTGGTCTTCGATCGGATGGATGACATTGTGGACACGCCGAACGATTTGAAGCAGAGCAGCGCGCCGCTCTTTGGCACCATTCCCCAGTGGGCAGACCACGACGACACCGCCGACACCCCCGAGGCACCGTCGATTCTCGTCCCCCCTTTTTCCGCCGCCGCAGAGGCCTACCGCCACGTGGCAACAAATATACGCCTGGGCATTCCAGACGATGTGGGCGTCATTCTTGTCACGAGTCCTGGCGCGGGCGAGGGCAAAACCACGACGGCCATTAACCTGGGCATGGCCTTCTGCGAAACAGGACACAGCACGCTTGTGCTAGATGCCGACCTTTACAACCCCAACGTGCACCGGCGCCTCCACCTGTCGCGGACCCCGGGGCTTAGCGACCTGCTGGCCGGTGCCGAAGCGCCGATCCACCAAATCGTAGATTCTGCCGCCGATCAAACGGCCAACGGCAGCCCGGTGCCGCAACAACGCAGCACCCTGGGCGCCCTCACCGCCGGCAACGCTGTCCCGCAGCCGTCGCTTTTGCTTCAAGAGACGCACTTTTGCCGTGCGCTTGACCAGTTGCACGACAGCTGGGACATGATCATCATCGACACGCCGCCCGCGCTCTTTTTTGACAGCGTGCACCGCCTCGCGGCCATCAGTGACGTAGCGCTCGTCATCGCCTCGGCCGGTGCCACGCACCAACACCAGTATCAGGAAGTGATTGACCGGTTTACGATGCTGGACGTCCCGCACCTCATGGGCATGCTCAACCGCTACGACGGGTCTACGGGCCCGGGCTATGGGTACGGCTACACCTACGGAACGGAATCGTACCGCGGCCTACATGACGCCAGCAATCATGCGCTCCCCCTGGGCATGCGCGTACAGCACCGTATCCGCTCGCTCATCAACCGGTAG
- a CDS encoding PhoH family protein, producing MAEKHIRIDGADPRLLFGFNDVLLRKVEAAFPDTKITARGTDIYLAGDPDTLQTVEQVFNELMLVLERNDALTESDVQTVLALFGEAEGPAHTPASDLTILKTPRGDTIRPRTPNQERLVEAAFNNDVVFAVGPAGTGKTYVAVALAVAALRAHQVKRIVLSRPAVEAGEQLGFLPGDFYEKIDPYLRPLYDALGDMLPREKLAEYLEHSQVEVVPLAYMRGRTLKSAFVILDEAQNATTRQMKMFLTRLGPNSRAIITGDVTQTDLANRRDSGLVQVQHILKGIDGIEFIYLDRDDVVRHRLVREIIAAYEKHDA from the coding sequence TTGGCTGAAAAACACATACGCATCGACGGCGCCGACCCGCGCCTGCTCTTCGGATTTAACGACGTGCTGCTCCGCAAGGTAGAGGCGGCCTTTCCCGACACTAAGATTACAGCCCGCGGCACGGACATCTACCTGGCAGGCGACCCGGACACGCTGCAAACCGTCGAACAGGTGTTCAATGAGTTGATGCTGGTGCTGGAGCGCAACGATGCGCTTACGGAATCGGACGTTCAGACCGTGCTGGCGCTGTTTGGGGAGGCCGAGGGTCCGGCCCACACGCCGGCCTCCGATCTTACCATTCTAAAGACGCCCCGCGGCGACACGATCCGTCCGCGCACGCCCAACCAGGAGCGGCTGGTGGAGGCGGCGTTCAACAACGACGTGGTGTTTGCGGTGGGCCCGGCGGGCACCGGAAAGACCTACGTGGCGGTGGCGCTGGCGGTGGCTGCGTTGCGCGCGCATCAGGTGAAACGCATCGTACTTTCGCGGCCCGCGGTGGAAGCCGGTGAGCAGCTAGGCTTTTTGCCGGGCGACTTCTACGAAAAAATCGATCCGTACTTGCGCCCGCTCTACGACGCCTTGGGCGACATGCTGCCCCGCGAAAAGCTGGCGGAGTACCTAGAGCACAGCCAGGTGGAGGTGGTGCCGCTGGCGTACATGCGCGGCCGCACGCTCAAGTCGGCCTTCGTAATTCTGGACGAAGCCCAGAACGCGACCACGCGGCAGATGAAAATGTTTTTGACGCGCCTGGGCCCCAACAGCCGCGCCATCATCACCGGCGATGTGACGCAGACGGACCTGGCCAACCGGCGCGACAGCGGACTCGTGCAGGTGCAGCACATCCTGAAGGGCATCGACGGCATCGAGTTCATCTACCTCGACCGCGACGACGTGGTGCGCCACCGGCTCGTTCGCGAGATCATTGCGGCGTATGAGAAGCACGATGCGTAA